The Qipengyuania oceanensis nucleotide sequence GCCTTGGAGGTGCAAAATTCGACTTTTAGCTTGGGCATCCTCGACTGAAACCCCGCACCAAATATGTTGAGGGCAGGGCCGATCTCGATACCGCTTTCGGAGGTACTTCGACATGAGAGAGCTGCGCTTCGACAGGAGCTGATAAACGTGCCAATCGGCCTTCTCCATCGTATCGAAAACTCTATCGACGTATTCGAACGGAACTGACTTGTGCCATAGGTCTGACATCGAGTTGACGAAGATCATTCGGGGACGTCGCCAGCCAAGTGGCTGTTCTAACCGAGCAGGTCTAAGTGTAAGGTCGAAACCGCTTTCGAACGGATGGCCCGGAACTCCACGGAACCGCTCAGAAAATCTTTCAGCGTAGCAGTTGTCACAGCCTCGACTAATCTTCGTGCAGCCCGTCACCGGGTTCCAAGTGGCGTCGGTCCATTCGATTGCGCTGTTGTCAGACATGATCTGCCTCCGAGAACATTCGTGGAACACTAGTGGCTAAGTAGTTCAAAGGCAAGGTGAGGCTTTGAGTCGCAGTGGCGTCTTCTGCTTATGGAGACGATCTAAACTTCCCTTTCGATTTCAATCTTTTCGACTAGCGGTCCTAGAGATATGGATTTGATCTCGCGGAGACCGCTTGGCGCCTGGATTTTTCAAAAGCGGTCCTTCTGTTAGCGGCCCACTTTCCGACATTTCACATAATGGCGGTTATCCGTCATTTTTCGCATGGGACCGCACCCGAAGTTGACTGACTGGCCGCACCAAACTGACAATTATTGAAGCAATTCGTCAAAGACTCTCATGGTAGTTTGGGTAGAGTGATAAGTGCAGAGATTTCAATATTTGGCCATTTTTCAATATTCTTAGGTGTAGGCAACAAAGCCCGAAACCCCAGCAGTCGAATGCCAATCAGGTTTTCACAA carries:
- a CDS encoding DUF5131 family protein, with translation MSDNSAIEWTDATWNPVTGCTKISRGCDNCYAERFSERFRGVPGHPFESGFDLTLRPARLEQPLGWRRPRMIFVNSMSDLWHKSVPFEYVDRVFDTMEKADWHVYQLLSKRSSLMSKYLRKRYRDRPCPQHIWCGVSVEDAQAKSRILHLQGSQAGARFLSIEPLIGPVGELDLFNIDWVIVGGESGPRARPIDPRWVREVRDQCIEQDVAFFFKQWGGFRPKDGGRKLDGREWNDFPQKFKAAVENAD